In Salvia miltiorrhiza cultivar Shanhuang (shh) chromosome 4, IMPLAD_Smil_shh, whole genome shotgun sequence, the DNA window GTTTCTTGATACCAGTTACTAGCCCCGATGACACAATAGATCAGTGTACGAAACTCTTCCTGAACTAGCAAGATGGATGGCCTCTGATTTTTCCAACATTTCGACTGGAGCTATTTGTGATTCGTAGACCTCGGGGAAAATCCAGAATTCGAAGGTCTACCCAGGTGAGCACAAAGCGCTGGGATATACAGATCCTTCTTTTCACAGACAATTAAAATGATGTTTTTTAATCATTTCTTCTAGTATACATAGAAAGGTTGTTGTTATCCATATTTAAGATATGTTTAGTAGACATTGGATGCTTTATTGTATGAATGGCAGATTATGCCCCCTTGATTTATTGAATGATCAACTTGCTTAATTCCCCAAATTTACGAGTGTTATTACATTGAATGTGAATGGTATTTATTGTCTTAACATtcactatatatataggccatTTCCCAAGCTCTCATAGCTATGAATTCCATTCAAGAGTcaccaaattttgtattttcaatatttttcatgaGTATTATTACAGATGATGGGTAAAGAATTAATCTGCAAATGCTATTTTTACCTATGGGAGGGAACATAAGAAACCCCTCCTCTGATCATACCGGCAGCGACCCTTCAGGGATTTGGTTTTCATCTGAAGAGTCAGAGGGCTGAGATTTAGGTTTACTCTTCGTTTTGGAATATCCATAACCAAGAGAGCTTCCACTGGTTTCACAAAGCTGCACATGGAGAAACATGTTTGATCACCAATATTCTTCCACACACGTGCAAGCATGCACGCTCACACGCAGACACTCTTTTACATACGACGAGACCTCCAATGGTTACAATCTGCTTACCTCTGTTAGCTCGGAGAGGTGGTGGGATCTAAACTCGTTAATCGTAGCTGCTATCTCTGAGGCGGGCAACTTTGCCTGCGAAAACGTTGTCACTATCAATTAACTGAGGGTTTCTGTGCCTTCAGAAGGGCTATGATCTTGAAGTAATCCAGCCTAACTATTCCCATTCTCacatacagagagagagagagagagagagagagagagagagagttgagtaAACAATGTTATGGGCAATTTACTTACTTGTGCAAGGACAGCAGCTGCTAACTGCAAACTGGGTTCCAACGTCTCAGGCACAAcctgaaatttttttaaataatttattcaatCATAGATCTTTTTATATCTTATGCACAAGAACAAAGTAGCAATGATGATAGATCCCTACCAATACTCCACAAATACATGTATCATGTATGTATCGACTGCTCTAGTAAATAATTCAATAGAAAGGAGACATATATCAAGAGAAATGAAAGAAGGATACCGCCGTTGCACCAGCTTTTTCCAAGTTGACTCCATGATCGACATCGTGAGCACGGACAAATGTTTTCACATTGGGAAAATACTTGCTCAAAGCCCAAACAGTTCTATAATTTGCTCCTGGGCTATCTAAGGTTATCGCTGCAGCACATGCTCTTTCAGCACCAATTTTATGGAGGACCTAGAACAAGAAATCAAAGCTAGTAAAAAGATTTCCTTCATTTCTTTAAGAAACGTAATTAAATTCTGAAATATTTTAATCACCTCACGGCTACCGGCATCACCAAAGTAAACAGGAAGGTCAAGTGCGCGTCCATATGCAACTCGATCGCTGAAATGATGAAACGTCGAATATATTTATACCAAGTTCTGGCAAAGAGAGAAGCCTACTCATCCAACCCTATCAGAAATCAAAATTTGTCTTTTCCAACTGAAGTTACATGAAACTCAAAAGTTACCCAAGTATCCCTTCTGTTTATAAAAAATGTAGAAGTAACTTTAGAATGGGATATTACACATATCTGAGATCCACTTTAATGACCCACGTAAGTTTGCCCATGAACTCTGGGTAGAACAAAGTTATCTGTGTTCAACATAAGCTAAAGCAAATAGCCTATTTGTCCACATTTACGTTTTCGTGGAACTTGGAAGACCACCCTAAATTGTTGTGACATGCGATGTCAATGTGGCTGCAACATAAAAAATGCTCATGACCTCCAAGAAGCAAGTATAATGGATACCAAAAATGACCACACCCCACACATCAGGCTAATCCAAGAACCATGGTGAGTTGATAATATGCATGGCTATCATACTCTGACAAAATGGTAGAGTTTTGGTTAAGAGAATACTGCATTGTGACCTCACTTTATGCTCTAAGATTCTTCATGAATCATGACATTTAAAGATTAGAACCTAAGAACTTTCTAAACTATTCAAACTGTAACACATAAAGAGAAGAGTTTATACCTATTGACATCAAGTGCAACAAATGGAATCAACCTTTCAGAAAGAAGCTGGGCAATAATCTGCAATATCAAACTGAAAATCAGATATACCAGATGATGAAAATCTCAAACTGAAACAAACCAAATATGTTGATAATGATAATTTAGGTATTTCATAGAACTATGAATTGAAGATCAGAAAATACCTCGCCAACACGTCCAAAACCGCATAAAATAATGTGATCTTGCAAGTCATCGGTCTAGAAAAAATTCCAATAAAGGAAATTAGAAATACAAAGGTACTAATACAGCCAAAAGCTACATGCTTTAGTCAGTGTGTATAATATCACAGAACCATCTGAACACCAAATCCTTCTCCCACACTGctaaaaacaatcaaaagaatGTTTGAGTCACTCATTTTGCAGTTGTATCTTCCTAAATCACAAGAATAGTATAAGTATAAAAAAATGCTAGATTGAATAGCAAAATCTTGACAGTGGGAAAGGATTGTACGATTTAAAACACTTATGGGGAGTTTACCATTGAGAATTAGcctagatagataaaaatagtatatgATAATTTATTGTTTACTCTAAGACAAATTGGAACTTTGGGATACCCCAAGGCACTTGCTCATTTCTACAATTTGAGCTAacttgcttgattcatatcccacTGGAAGGGGtaggattggagaaatcctaatGATgacgataaaaataatcaattatgTATATTATCAATCCTAAATAGTAAACGCCCCCTTAAGAGAAGAAAACACTGCCAGCATGGCCGTGAAACGCTTGACACTTAATTCATGCAGGAATTTTTGCAGTTCACCTCACTTTCCACAGGCAATAGACTTCGAACATCATGCTGCTCAAAGCGAGAGGCTATAAATTGGCCTCCGGCAGCTAACCAAGGAGTTAAGGCCATTGATATCCCAACCACGAGAAACAGCAAAGACGACAACTGTGAAGACATTATACCCTGCAAAGAAGGCCAAATCATTACAGAATTGTTTCATAGTACTGAGCTGAAATACTTATTCACACATTCCAAATGCTTATGCTATTACTTGAGTTCCAACGACCCATAGCAAGTAGATATTCTAACAAGTATCCCTATTTGTGAGTTGAAAATCATAAGGAGGATGATACGTAACAGGATATGCCTCCTTCAGAGCCATATACTGCAAGTCTGCAACTATACAAAGCATTGTCGATGTAACTCGAAAAAATTATGGTGAACTTTGAATTTCAAAGCCACTGTGTTACACCACAGCAGCCATGGGTTTATGCACGAAGAGCAAAGAAATAGGCTTGGTCGTTGAGCAAGACATAGTAGttctataatattaattattatcgGCCGCTGGTTCCTTTTGTGGGCTTAACCGGCcttttatttttagaagaattaTCCAGGAAGCTACTAAAGCAAATGGACTTGTCTAGGATTTTGATTGCTTTGAAGCAGCACCTGTTGAGCTTGGGCAGATGTGATAGTTTGGTACTTCCGTAGAATTCCTATCGTCTTCGTGCTACTGTTTTGCGATTGCTTTCCCTATCATAATATTATCCTCGTTGGAGTGAAAAGGAGGAACAAGAAAGGGTGAAATTCTTTCttatagaaaatgagggaaaagaaagaagggATTTAAagggaggaaaaaaaaaagtatccctcattttcttgtGATAAATTTACAAGCAAAGTGCACACACCCAAACTCTTAACACACTGTCTTAGAAGTCATAGACTCATAGCATAACACTTATGATATGGGATATGGATCAACAACATTGTTCTCAACCAAAAAGCATTGCACCAGAAAATTAATATGTGAGATATAAAAAGGTGTTGGTTAACTCTCTAAGAAGAAAATATATCACTACTAAGCAGTAGATATGAAAACAGGAACCTGATTGACAGCTTCACCAAAAGCTACAAATGCAAATTCTCCACCAGGTGCTAGTAGGAGACCAACTCTTACTGCTGATACGATTGAGAGGCCAAAAAGTTTACCAATAATTGCAACCACGATGGTTTTCCCAGCAATTAGAAGAGCTAATGTTCCTGTAATAACCGGGAAGTTCGATAGTAGAAGTTTTGGATCAATGGACATTCCGACCTGTAAACAAATAGCATTTTTGCAAGAGATATATGAGAGAAACAGTAGCAAAAGTGACTATTAAGAGGCACTAGAAACgttaaaaaaaaacacaatcaaatgaAGCATTTAATTCAAAGATGAAATTGCACGGAATAGAAACTCTGGAAGCAAGTTTAATAGACAGTGAAATGCTACATTTAAAAGGACTTCAAAACCTGAAaaactagagagagagagagagagagagagagaggtgtgaaCAGTGTACAAACAATAACTATAGTCACTCAAATATGGGATTTTACCGTCATGAAGAAGAGACCTAAGAGAAGTCCGCGGTATGGAGCAATATCAGATTCAACCTGCAAAGAGAATTCTGTTTCTGCTAGTAGCAAGCCTGCTAAGAATGCTCCTAAAGCCATGGAAAGACCAGCCTGCGTTTAGAAGATGTATCAAATACATTACTAATAATATGCAAGAAATAATATGATAATGATGAGCAACAACAATAAATGATAACATTGCTGAAAAAACTACGAGTCGTATGAGTTCTCCCACCCTGGCAGTTAGAAGACTAGTCCCCAAGATAACGAAAAGAGTATTTGCCGAAAATATTTCTGCATTTTGATTCTCCGCAATTTGTTTATAGATTGGGCGAAGCAGCTGCACAAGGAAGAAAAACTGGAAGTCATTTTGTCATGTGATAAATGACCTAACAGTTTATAGTAGGAACAACATTAAGCTCAATATGGCTTGTAACATGTAGAAAATCCTGTCAAATTTAGCAGCAATAGCTTTAGCAGAACTTTTTATCAATATGATTCCAGTCGACAGGATAAACTCCACCACCACGAACAGAGATTGGTTCAACCATGCCTTAAGGAATCATATATTATTACCAGGCGTCCTCCAGCTATTATGACAGAGATGGCAACAACTGCCTTAACAGCAGCCACCCCAAGAGCTTCTGCAATGGCCTGGAAACCAACCTGAAACCCATAAAGGTATATATTGTCATAACCCATCAACTGCAGTATCAGTTAGGAAGATGTTTAACctattacaataaaataaacaaacacaagaATAGTGTGGTACTTGTAAAAGGATATAGCATCTTATGACCTAACTTAATTTTAATGACAATtatgaaagaataaaatattaccCAAATGGGTTATCATGTCATACAATTCTTTGTTCGggtaagataaaaataataacataacGAAATGTTTACCCCTCCTTTGGATGATGTCGGTGAAATAAGGGGTATCAATATAAGCAAAACCACCACAGCCAAATCCTAGAATAGATAAAGAAATTACGTAAATAGGTGTCAAGCTTAATGAAGAAAGTCACGTGAATTGGTTGGAGCAAACATACATAACAGGAAATAGATACTAAACCTACAGAGTAGTATGCTGATACCTGGAAGAGTAATACAGAAAATGTTGCACGCCCATGGCGTGATGTGCTCTCCCCACGTTCCTGCAATACCTGTAAATGTGCCACAGATATTCTTTAACTAGCTATGTGGCACTAATATCTCAACACATTTTTACCAAGttactttttcaaaaattaaagagATATTAAAGCAAGTTTTTTCAAATGGAATTAAGCTAATAGAAAAAACAGGGGTGATTGATAAAACCCAAGATTTCACAAAAATCGAtaaaaaatcaaagaatgccTACCTGAAGGACTACAGCAGTCGAAGACAAAGCAAGGCCATTGCCAATGACAATTGCAGCCGGACCAGGCAGCCCAGAAGCATAACGAGCAAGTAAGCCAACAGCCACAGCTGTCACCAAGACCTGTATTTATTCAGGCACGTTAAAAATTAAGTCGCGTGATGGTGCTTTATCATCCTATCTAATGAATATCCTACTTCAGAATGAAAGTTATACAGTTTCAAGTCACCTGAGCGGAACCCAATCCGAAAACATATTTCTTCATGGAACTTAGTCTCTCAACAGAGAGCTGCCAGAAAACAGTGAGTTAAAGGTCGAATGGCCACAGTCATACAGGTTGAAAATGAATCTTAATAATCCAAAATTGGCATGGTGCTCTACCTCAAGGCCGATATTAAACAGTAAGAAGACAACTCCAAATTCTGCTATTGCCTTAGTTTCATGAACATTACGTATAATTGAGAGACCATAAGGTCCAATTAAGATCCCAGCAGCCAAATATCCAAGAACAGGGCTGCCTACAATTTCAGCGGAGAAGATTCAAATACTAGAATTTGTTGTACAATCTTCAGCAGCAAAAAGGATCTCATATATTAAAACAGATAGCAGGTcaaatataaacataaacataaacatagAAAATATGTCCTGAGGATAAATGTATCTAATTTATACTATAGACTATTAGGCATTAGTATATGAAGCCCAGGTGCCAGGAAAGAACTTCAACTGGAAACAGTGTTTTGTATCAATGAATTGTCTGTATGAAGATCGACTATTTGACAGCCTGATGAAATTATattccctttttttttcatcataacCTCAGGGGTTAGGGTGGTGCAAATACATAAATGCCACTTACCTCCAGGAATTTTTTGGAAAATAGGCACAAATATAACACTTGCAAGTAGCAACCATAACATATCAAACAGGGAAGCTTCCTCCTCATTTATCTGAAGAAGAATCAGAACTATTTAAATTAAGAAATAGAGACACAAGGATATCATATCACAGTAACATGGGAAGGACaggtttaataaaaaaattaaacaacattagagagagagagagagaggtggggtCTTGCCTCTTGATGAGGAAGCAACTCCATtagtttctttaatttattgggAAGATTTCTTATATTTCTGACCAAAGGTCTTGTAGTAGTTGATACTTCACCAATACTAGTGGTACTGATGTCTGGCTGCTGAAAAAACTGAGCTATCTTTTCACCACGATGGTTATAATAGGCAATTCTGCGATGAATATCAGCAATGTATTTGTAAATCATCATGCTTTTCAATACACAAAAATCAGAAGAATCCCAGTTTCCATTTGAGCGAACTACTATAAGCATATACATTTtcagatattattatttttcatttactcAATTAACTAGGTGAATACTCAGTCAGCAGAAGCCACTTTAAAATTCTCCAGGAAGAAGTGCAAGCATACCCTGCTCCAACAAGTATTGACCCAAATATCAGCTTTAGCCATTGCTTCC includes these proteins:
- the LOC131020644 gene encoding K(+) efflux antiporter 2, chloroplastic-like — encoded protein: MEVACSLSSTNVIYGGEIASCRAVECLNFSASLGHRGFHYKSFGDSRLVLVANSPKKLKKKKSFYCASTDIPRVSSEGNFLLWSFSFNNSSIYNISDFKILKHVGLSYCQGNDSVAYINGNSGDVESRNDDISLDSSASIEQSGEAKGEFGSPSLDELRDLLQKALKDLEIARHNSTVYEEKAQRISEAAIALNDEATNAWVDVNDALQNIQEIINEEAIVQEGVQKAALALSFAEARLQVLLDSMEIDTENNRLPNVKEINFGDGGAKEFNQEEALLAAQEDIQECKNHLANCEAELKRVQNRKAEVQKEVDRLNKLAEQAQVNASKAEEEVANIMLLAEQAVAYELLAAQCVDDAEIALQRAEKNLALPNINIIDPTVEGTISTEVSQVISADGAVEGDLNLPLEVAEVLETFPDAQLEEQSFLDDSDKENGKLSLSKDAETEPEKLKTIHSKVQETQKESTRDGSPLNAPKAFIKKSSRFFSASFFSFDADEEEFSPASVFRGLVESARKQWLKLIFGSILVGAGIAYYNHRGEKIAQFFQQPDISTTSIGEVSTTTRPLVRNIRNLPNKLKKLMELLPHQEINEEEASLFDMLWLLLASVIFVPIFQKIPGGSPVLGYLAAGILIGPYGLSIIRNVHETKAIAEFGVVFLLFNIGLELSVERLSSMKKYVFGLGSAQVLVTAVAVGLLARYASGLPGPAAIVIGNGLALSSTAVVLQVLQERGESTSRHGRATFSVLLFQDLAVVVLLILIPLISPTSSKGGVGFQAIAEALGVAAVKAVVAISVIIAGGRLLLRPIYKQIAENQNAEIFSANTLFVILGTSLLTARAGLSMALGAFLAGLLLAETEFSLQVESDIAPYRGLLLGLFFMTVGMSIDPKLLLSNFPVITGTLALLIAGKTIVVAIIGKLFGLSIVSAVRVGLLLAPGGEFAFVAFGEAVNQGIMSSQLSSLLFLVVGISMALTPWLAAGGQFIASRFEQHDVRSLLPVESETDDLQDHIILCGFGRVGEIIAQLLSERLIPFVALDVNSDRVAYGRALDLPVYFGDAGSREVLHKIGAERACAAAITLDSPGANYRTVWALSKYFPNVKTFVRAHDVDHGVNLEKAGATAVVPETLEPSLQLAAAVLAQAKLPASEIAATINEFRSHHLSELTELCETSGSSLGYGYSKTKSKPKSQPSDSSDENQIPEGSLPV